Proteins from one Bacteroidia bacterium genomic window:
- a CDS encoding Do family serine endopeptidase, with product MKRYILSFASAVVGASIALMAYDKINHKDVISNDLTNPLPVTRIANISTESLPDLTNAAERSVHGVVHVKTKIAGQYYSQNSMFDYFFGSGGQFQQQQPQIMPVGSGVCISSDGYIVTNNHVVNNSDYVEIVLDDKRTFQAKIIGKDPTTDIALLKIDADNLPFIPYGNSDNLKIGEWVMAVGNPFNLTSTVTAGIVSAKARNINITSNYSIESFIQTDAAVNPGNSGGALVNTNGELVGINTAIASQTGNYIGYSFAVPVNIVKKVVADLLEFGEVQRAYLGINISSVDQNLAAKKGITETQGVYIEDVYQKGAAEDAGILKGDVIVGVNEFAVKDIPQLQEQLTKFRPGDKVKLQIMRGDKKMEILTVLKNRENGTAIVKSADITVLGAKFQQLSGEDKQQLRLQNGIKISEIGNGKLKAVGLRAGFIITSINHQPINTVDDAQNVLGKIKGTVLVEGIYPNGMYAYFTFAQ from the coding sequence ATGAAACGTTACATTTTATCTTTTGCAAGTGCAGTGGTTGGTGCTTCGATTGCTTTGATGGCATACGATAAAATTAATCACAAAGATGTTATTTCAAACGATTTAACAAATCCTCTACCTGTTACAAGAATAGCTAATATAAGTACGGAATCATTGCCGGATCTGACAAATGCTGCTGAACGTTCTGTTCATGGTGTAGTTCATGTTAAAACAAAAATAGCCGGACAATATTATTCGCAAAATTCAATGTTTGATTATTTTTTTGGAAGTGGTGGGCAATTTCAACAGCAACAACCTCAGATTATGCCTGTGGGATCAGGTGTTTGCATATCTTCTGATGGGTATATTGTTACAAATAATCACGTTGTAAATAATTCTGATTATGTAGAAATTGTTCTTGATGATAAAAGAACATTTCAGGCAAAAATTATTGGTAAAGATCCGACAACTGATATTGCACTTTTAAAAATTGATGCAGATAATTTACCTTTTATTCCATATGGTAACAGCGATAATCTTAAAATCGGGGAGTGGGTTATGGCGGTTGGTAATCCATTTAATCTTACTTCTACAGTAACAGCCGGTATAGTAAGTGCAAAAGCAAGAAATATAAATATAACATCAAATTATTCTATTGAATCATTTATTCAGACTGATGCAGCAGTTAATCCAGGAAATAGCGGCGGTGCCTTAGTTAATACAAATGGTGAATTAGTCGGAATTAATACAGCAATTGCTTCTCAGACGGGAAATTATATTGGTTATTCATTTGCTGTTCCTGTTAATATTGTAAAAAAAGTTGTCGCCGATTTGTTAGAGTTTGGTGAAGTGCAAAGAGCATATCTCGGAATTAATATTTCATCTGTTGATCAGAATCTGGCTGCTAAAAAGGGAATTACAGAAACTCAGGGTGTTTATATCGAAGATGTTTATCAGAAAGGTGCTGCTGAGGATGCAGGAATATTAAAAGGTGATGTTATTGTTGGTGTTAATGAATTTGCCGTAAAAGATATTCCTCAATTACAAGAACAATTAACAAAGTTCAGACCAGGCGATAAGGTTAAACTACAGATTATGCGTGGTGATAAGAAAATGGAAATATTAACTGTACTTAAAAATCGTGAAAATGGCACCGCAATAGTGAAATCTGCTGATATAACTGTATTAGGTGCAAAATTTCAGCAATTGTCAGGTGAAGATAAACAGCAATTACGACTTCAGAATGGAATAAAAATTTCTGAAATTGGAAATGGAAAACTTAAAGCTGTTGGTTTACGCGCAGGGTTTATTATTACAAGTATTAATCACCAGCCAATAAATACTGTTGATGATGCTCAGAATGTTTTAGGTAAGATTAAGGGAACAGTTCTGGTTGAAGGTATCTATCCTAATGGGATGTATGCATATTTTACATTTGCACAGTAA
- a CDS encoding diaminopimelate epimerase yields MTIHFTKYHGAGNDFIIIDDRKEIFDITNNNLVKKLCDRRFGIGADGLMILRDDNLQDFKMIYFNSDGYEGTMCGNGGRCIAAFASSLGIISDLTFFLASDGNHEAKISGNIVTLKMSDISEITKLEDGYFVNSGSPHFIGFNDDPKKVNINIIGKEIRNQQRFSPGGVNVNFIYVNENNIEIATFERGVEAETYSCGTGSVASAVVAAFNKPEGIYSYDINAKGGKLNVTFQKSESIYSNIWLSGPTTKVFEGTIEI; encoded by the coding sequence ATGACAATTCATTTTACAAAATATCACGGAGCAGGAAACGACTTCATAATCATTGACGACCGTAAAGAAATTTTTGATATCACAAATAATAATCTTGTAAAAAAATTATGCGACAGAAGATTTGGAATCGGTGCAGATGGATTAATGATATTAAGAGATGATAATCTACAAGATTTCAAAATGATATATTTTAATTCTGATGGTTACGAAGGAACAATGTGTGGCAATGGAGGCAGATGTATTGCTGCTTTTGCATCATCTTTAGGAATAATTTCGGATTTAACATTTTTTTTGGCAAGCGACGGAAATCACGAAGCTAAAATTTCCGGAAATATTGTCACCTTAAAAATGTCTGACATATCAGAAATAACAAAATTAGAAGACGGTTACTTTGTAAATTCCGGATCGCCTCATTTTATTGGTTTTAATGATGATCCCAAAAAAGTAAACATAAATATTATTGGAAAAGAAATACGCAATCAGCAAAGGTTTTCACCAGGAGGAGTAAATGTCAACTTTATTTATGTTAATGAGAATAATATAGAAATAGCAACCTTTGAGCGTGGTGTTGAAGCCGAAACATATTCGTGTGGTACTGGTTCTGTGGCATCTGCAGTTGTTGCTGCATTTAATAAGCCGGAAGGTATTTATAGTTATGACATAAATGCAAAAGGCGGAAAATTAAATGTCACATTTCAAAAATCGGAGTCAATATACTCTAATATATGGCTTTCAGGACCAACAACAAAAGTTTTTGAAGGAACAATTGAAATATAA
- a CDS encoding 6-phosphofructokinase, which translates to MIKKIDKRIGILTAGGDCPGINAAIRGVAKSAILEYGMNIVGISNGYTGLINKEYFDIQESDISGILTLGGTILGTSREKPFKKGILQNEINKPKLIKDHYHQAKLDGLVCIGGNGTMRTAAMLAQEGLNIIGIPKTIDNDVWGTDVTFGFDSAVNIATEAIDRLHTTANSHKRIMIIEVMGHHAGWIALYSGVAGGGDIILLPEIKFDEKIICQYLDHRAQIKKAYSIVVVAEGIDKPKKVKAGDYIAKMISDNLDYETRVTVLGYLQRGGTPSPTDRILATRYGTHAVDLIADEKFGQMVCVLNNKTASVDLSEVQDKTRLIPEDHSLIKKARRIGTCFGDTMP; encoded by the coding sequence ATGATCAAAAAAATTGACAAAAGAATTGGAATCCTAACTGCAGGTGGCGATTGTCCCGGAATTAACGCAGCTATTCGTGGCGTTGCAAAATCTGCAATTCTTGAATACGGAATGAATATAGTTGGTATCTCTAACGGCTATACAGGTCTTATAAATAAAGAATATTTTGATATACAGGAATCAGATATCTCAGGCATTTTAACACTTGGAGGAACAATACTTGGAACCTCAAGAGAAAAACCTTTTAAAAAGGGAATTCTTCAAAACGAAATAAATAAGCCTAAACTTATAAAAGATCATTATCATCAGGCAAAACTTGATGGATTGGTTTGTATTGGAGGCAACGGTACCATGCGCACTGCAGCAATGCTTGCACAGGAAGGTTTAAATATTATTGGAATTCCCAAAACAATAGACAATGATGTTTGGGGAACCGATGTAACATTCGGTTTCGATTCAGCTGTAAACATTGCTACAGAAGCAATAGACAGGCTTCACACAACTGCTAATAGTCACAAAAGAATTATGATTATTGAAGTAATGGGGCATCATGCAGGCTGGATTGCTCTTTATTCTGGCGTTGCAGGTGGCGGTGACATTATTCTTCTTCCTGAGATTAAATTCGACGAAAAAATAATTTGCCAATATCTTGACCACAGAGCTCAAATAAAAAAAGCATATTCAATTGTTGTTGTAGCCGAAGGAATAGACAAACCCAAAAAAGTAAAAGCCGGCGATTATATTGCAAAAATGATTTCAGATAATTTAGATTACGAAACAAGAGTTACTGTTTTAGGTTATTTGCAACGTGGTGGAACACCCTCACCAACCGATCGAATACTTGCAACAAGATATGGAACACACGCAGTTGATTTAATTGCTGATGAAAAATTCGGACAAATGGTTTGTGTACTTAATAACAAAACTGCTTCTGTTGATTTATCAGAAGTTCAGGATAAAACCAGATTAATTCCTGAAGACCATTCGTTGATTAAAAAAGCTAGAAGAATTGGTACTTGCTTTGGTGACACTATGCCATAA
- a CDS encoding histidine phosphatase family protein — MKKLVLIRHSKAEDESKSDFERRLIADGKILAKNIASRLKIKPENNTLLISSPAPRALETAEIFADHFSYPEDKITKSEFLYKYFTVDRFFMFLDSEFKNNDEIWIFGHNPMLSEISYTLSKGKICALPKSAVISFSIDSENWIDVNASNSQLDFFENPKANK; from the coding sequence ATGAAAAAATTAGTATTGATAAGGCATTCAAAAGCAGAAGACGAAAGCAAAAGTGATTTTGAAAGAAGACTTATTGCTGACGGAAAGATTCTTGCAAAAAATATTGCATCGAGATTAAAAATCAAACCAGAAAATAACACCTTACTAATTTCCAGTCCGGCACCTCGTGCATTAGAAACAGCAGAAATTTTTGCTGATCATTTTTCATACCCAGAAGATAAAATTACAAAATCAGAGTTTTTATATAAATATTTTACAGTCGATAGGTTTTTCATGTTTTTAGATAGTGAATTTAAAAACAATGATGAGATATGGATTTTTGGTCATAACCCTATGTTAAGTGAAATATCATATACATTAAGTAAAGGAAAAATTTGTGCATTGCCTAAATCTGCTGTAATATCTTTTAGTATAGATTCAGAAAACTGGATAGATGTAAATGCATCTAATTCACAACTGGATTTTTTTGAAAACCCAAAAGCTAATA